One genomic window of Cercospora beticola chromosome 5, complete sequence includes the following:
- a CDS encoding uncharacterized protein (BUSCO:EOG09262XRU): MNLPLSDPALLAQETPETLVARLRSSGQAVCIRFSHRGDLLASGTAKGTIAIFDLETNGVARKLRGHTSGRTVQSLSWEKSGRYLLSSSIDWKVILWDLADGSRLRTINLGAPVYIAELHPNNHHMCVAALYEYRPVLADFTDDKKVTQLALPNLPKRAPHEEGGEKADAKHFTTVAAFTPSGSHIITGTTKGWLNVIDTTTRETVYSTRLCSKPILLIRLSSSGRDLLVNASDTVIRTIKLPDLSDPNLHPDNIRLEVEHKFQDVVNRLSWNHVAFSSNADHVMASTLMNHDIYIWERIHGSLVKILEGPKEELGAVEWHPTRPFVAATGVETGRVYLWSINTPQRWSALAPDFVEVEENVEYIEKEDEFDIHDMSELQKRRLDQEDEEVDVLTVDEEQLAREGMNIKNGTVQAGEEFRMPVLLDIGESDSEDEIVAVGAGQFRRKSTAQADEMEFADGEDVANGEYEINGHSGSKRRRGD, from the coding sequence ATGAACCTGCCGCTGTCCGACCCGGCGCTGTTGGCGCAGGAGACCCCCGAGACTCTGGTCGCGCGACTCCGCTCCTCTGGCCAGGCTGTCTGCATTCGCTTCTCCCACCGCGGCGATCTCCTCGCATCTGGCACTGCTAAGGGCACTATTGCCATCTTCGACCTCGAGACGAATGGCGTGGCACGCAAGCTGCGAGGCCACACCAGCGGCCGCACGGTTCAGTCGCTGTCGTGGGAGAAGAGCGGGCGCTACCttttgagcagcagcatagaTTGGAAGGTCATTCTGTGGGACCTAGCTGATGGCAGCAGACTGCGCACCATCAACCTCGGCGCGCCCGTCTACATTGCAGAGCTGCATCCCAACAATCACCACATGTGTGTGGCCGCGCTGTACGAATATCGTCCGGTTCTTGCAGATTTCACCGACGACAAAAAGGTCACACAACTCGCCCTGCCCAACTTGCCAAAGCGAGCTCCTCACGAAGAGGGCGGCGAGAAGGCGGACGCGAAGCACTTTACCACTGTTGCTGCTTTCACCCCGAGCGGCTCCCACATCATCACAGGCACTACCAAGGGCTGGCTTAATGTGATCGACACCACGACTCGCGAGACCGTCTACAGCACGAGGCTATGTAGTAAACCCATACTGCTCATCAGGCTTAGCAGTTCGGGCCGCGATTTGCTTGTCAACGCCTCCGACACCGTCATTCGGACTATAAAGCTTCCTGACCTGAGCGACCCCAATCTCCATCCGGACAACATCCGTCTAGAAGTTGAGCACAAATTCCAGGACGTTGTCAATCGCCTATCCTGGAATCACGTTGCCTTCAGTAGCAACGCCGACCATGTCATGGCTTCGACGCTGATGAATCATGATATCTACATTTGGGAGCGCATACACGGGTCGCTGGTGAAGATTCTGGAGGGTCCTaaagaagagcttggagCTGTAGAGTGGCATCCAACACGCCCATTTGTGGCTGCGACTGGGGTGGAAACTGGCCGAGTGTATCTCTGGTCGATTAACACACCGCAAAGATGGTCAGCGCTTGCGCCCGATTTTGTCGAGGTCGAGGAGAATGTGGAATACATTGAAAAGGAGGACGAGTTCGACATCCATGACATGTccgagctgcagaagaggcgATTAGAccaagaagatgaggaggtaGATGTCCTGACCGTGGACGAGGAACAGCTGGCAAGGGAAGGCATGAATATAAAGAATGGCACAGTGCAGGCAGGCGAGGAGTTCCGCATGCCTGTACTGCTGGATATAGGTGAATCcgacagcgaagacgaaATCGTTGCAGTCGGAGCTGGCCAATTCAGACGCAAGAGTACCGCGCAGGCGGATGAGATGGAGTTtgccgatggcgaagatgtcGCTAATGGCGAGTACGAAATCAATGGTCACTCTGGATCGAAGCGCCGCAGAGGGGATTGA
- a CDS encoding uncharacterized protein (BUSCO:EOG09264G0H), with product MANSEFSYVKNFETPDSLPLSNWIVVRIDGRGFSKLCKKYNFIKPNDKRAINLMNSAAVQVVKSFHDIVLAYGQSDEYSFIFHENTALFERRSAKLSTSVATMFTAEYVMQWRDFFPEEAMKLERPFPTFDGRCVCYPKKSILRDYLSWRQADCHINNLYNTTFWNLVLRGGEGEEEGKGMSGTEAEKMLKGTLASDKNEILWKRFGVNYNDEEEVFKKGSVVYRAYDDEEAENGAKDGDHAGASKNKTVANPKSKTQLEKERKRRQKARIVIEHTDIIGNAFWDKRPYILATKKKDVYDE from the coding sequence ATGGCCAACAGCGAATTCTCCTATGTCAAGAACTTCGAGACGCCCGACTCCCTGCCTCTCTCCAACTGGATCGTTGTGCGCATCGACGGCCGGGGCTTCAGCAAACTCTGCAAGAAATACAACTTCATCAAACCCAATGACAAACGCGCCATCAACTTGATGAACAGCGCCGCCGTGCAAGTCGTCAAATCTTTCCacgacatcgtcctcgcttACGGCCAAAGCGATGAGTACTCTTTCATCTTCCACGAGAATACCGCACTGTTCGAGCGCCGGAGCGCGAAATTGAGTACTTCTGTCGCGACGATGTTCACGGCGGAGTATGTGATGCAGTGGCGGGATTTCTTTCCTGAGGAAGCAATGAAATTGGAAAGACCGTTTCCGACTTTCGATGGGAGGTGTGTGTGTTATCCGAAGAAGAGTATCTTGAGGGATTATTTGAGTTGGAGGCAGGCGGATTGTCATATTAACAATTTGTATAATACGACTTTTTGGAATTTGGTGTTGAGAGGTGgcgagggagaggaagaagggaaGGGGATGAGTGGCACcgaggcggagaagatgcTAAAGGGAACATTGGCGAGTGATAAGAATGAGATTTTGTGGAAGAGGTTTGGAGTGAATTAtaatgatgaggaagaggtcTTTAAGAAGGGATCGGTGGTGTATAGGGCttatgatgatgaggaagcaGAAAATGGTGCGAAGGATGGCGATCATGCTGGAGCGAGCAAGAACAAAACTGTTGCCAATCCCAAGAGTAAGACGCAGTTGGagaaggaaaggaagaggagacaGAAGGCGAGGATTGTGATTGAGCACACTGATATCATTGGAAACGCTTTTTGGGACAAACGACCATACATCCTcgccacgaagaagaaggatgttTACGATGAATGA